The Zingiber officinale cultivar Zhangliang chromosome 10A, Zo_v1.1, whole genome shotgun sequence genome contains a region encoding:
- the LOC122026624 gene encoding putative disease resistance RPP13-like protein 1, producing the protein MGSEITIAGWLAALLKASTAKLAANQHLQEKAVEQNLKKLQFNLDKIITAAQLDRKQIGSHSIKDWFSSFKDAIYSADDVIEEFVQQLEKDKKQSSTLSTLRKSANFVSKIIQGGQFNGDDMKQLDEVTKTFDNLVSDIFELLKVVQQLEGSGGTKQQEIIPSWRLTTSPYKGRTTTSGRGSEGKKMLEALLEEGGGSTSDCCNFSVVCVVGTGGIGKTDLARFAYNNEKVRRHFDLKAWVAVCNNFDEKRLTIEIIESASVERPSDLHSITSLEPIQNTLAKGMKDKRFLIVLDDVWEDSNASWEHLTTPFTHGKEGSRIIVTTQLESVAKSTKAKETIHLDGLEEQEYLALFKKCAFGDKDKVHQPTLESICTEIAKKYDGSPLAAVSIGLELRSDPTEEHWRRVARNKLGVIERREGDIVSVLGFSYEQLPARLKQCYLACALFPKKHLFYKNQLIRIWTALRFVSADGNGGNPVDELASKSFFVNSISKREDGQFMLHAVLHELADLLCDGEFFRVEDEAGGQEIKIPQKARHVYVSKADNFVRVSEALAEKEQLRSLVIDGSVPSDATLRANFMVSLETVLKKCKFLRLLMLPEKFPLESLVAIGRLSRLRCLDFHGIQRKALPQYLESLNLLQWPDLKQRPVASNLTKGGSRIWKQHSAGSEKDATSSASGPVRSTSNSSPNLPSP; encoded by the coding sequence ATGGGTTCTGAGATCACCATAGCAGGCTGGCTGGCGGCATTACTCAAAGCTAGCACGGCCAAGTTGGCCGCCAACCAGCACCTGCAGGAGAAGGCCGTCGAGCAAAATTTGAAGAAGCTGCAGTTTAATCTCGACAAGATAATCACGGCCGCCCAACTCGACCGGAAGCAGATCGGCAGCCACAGCATCAAAGACTGGTTCTCCAGCTTCAAGGATGCCATCTACTCTGCTGATGACGTGATCGAAGAATTCGTTCAACAACTGGAGAAGGACAAGAAGCAGAGCAGCACGTTGTCGACTCTGAGGAAGTCCGCTAACTTCGTCTCCAAGATCATCCAAGGGGGCCAATTCAACGGGGACGACATGAAGCAGTTGGACGAGGTCACTAAAACCTTCGACAACCTTGTCAGTGACATCTTCGAGCTCCTCAAGGTGGTGCAACAGCTGGAAGGATCTGGCGGGACAAAGCAGCAGGAGATCATCCCCAGTTGGCGGCTGACCACCTCTCCTTACAAGGGAAGGACGACGACGAGCGGACGCGGCAGCGAAGGAAAGAAAATGCTGGAGGCGCTGCTCGAGGAGGGAGGCGGATCTACCTCAGACTGCTGCAATTTCTCTGTTGTCTGCGTCGTCGGAACCGGCGGCATCGGGAAGACAGATCTTGCTCGATTTGCTTATAACAACGAGAAGGTGCGCCGTCACTTTGATCTTAAAGCGTGGGTCGCCGTCTGCAACAATTTTGACGAGAAGAGGCTCACGATCGAGATAATCGAGTCAGCCTCCGTCGAGCGGCCCAGTGATCTTCACAGCATCACCAGTTTGGAACCGATCCAGAACACTCTCGCCAAAGGGATGAAGGACAAAAGGTTTTTGATCGTGTTGGACGATGTGTGGGAGGACTCCAACGCTTCTTGGGAGCACCTTACCACCCCATTTACTCATGGCAAAGAAGGGAGCAGAATCATAGTGACCACCCAGCTTGAAAGTGTAGCCAAGTCGACGAAAGCCAAAGAGACGATACATCTTGATGGCCTGGAGGAGCAAGAGTACTTGGCACTGTTCAAAAAATGTGCATTTGGCGACAAAGATAAAGTCCATCAACCAACTCTAGAAAGTATTTGCACAGAAATAGCTAAAAAATATGATGGCTCTCCCTTGGCAGCAGTGTCGATCGGCCTCGAATTAAGATCGGATCCAACTGAAGAGCATTGGAGGCGAGTTGCGCGGAACAAGTTGGGCGTAATTGAACGAAGAGAAGGCGACATTGTGTCAGTGCTGGGATTTTCTTACGAGCAACTGCCTGCGCGCCTGAAGCAATGCTATCTCGCTTGCGCTCTGTTTCCCAAGAAGCATCTCTTTTACAAGAATCAATTGATTCGAATTTGGACGGCTTTAAGGTTCGTTTCTGCTGATGGCAATGGCGGGAATCCTGTTGATGAGCTCGCAAGCAAGTCATTTTTTGTGAATTCTATTTCTAAGAGAGAGGATGGCCAGTTTATGCTCCACGCCGTGCTGCACGAACTCGCGGACCTCCTCTGCGATGGTGAATTCTTCCGGGTCGAGGACGAAGCCGGAGGCCAGGAAATCAAAATACCGCAGAAGGCTCGCCATGTCTATGTTAGCAAGGCTGACAACTTCGTCAGGGTTTCTGAAGCTCTGGCTGAGAAGGAACAGCTGCGCAGCCTTGTGATTGACGGCAGTGTGCCCTCGGATGCCACCCTCAGGGCAAACTTCATGGTTTCATTGGAAACGGTGTTGAAAAAATGCAAGTTCTTGCGGTTGTTAATGCTTCCAGAGAAATTTCCATTGGAGTCTCTTGTAGCTATTGGTCGTTTAAGTCGTCTTCGCTGCCTGGACTTCCATGGCATTCAGAGAAAAGCGTTGCCCCAGTATCTCGAGTCGTTGAATCTTCTACAATGGCCGGATCTGAAGCAGCGGCCCGTGGCTTCGAATTTAACCAAAGGGGGGTCGAGAATTTGGAAGCAGCACTCTGCAGGTTCAGAAAAGGATGCAACCTCTAGCGCAAGTGGTCCCGTAAGATCGACTTCCAACTCATCGCCAAATTTGCCTTCTCCCTAA